A genome region from Arachis duranensis cultivar V14167 chromosome 8, aradu.V14167.gnm2.J7QH, whole genome shotgun sequence includes the following:
- the LOC107461744 gene encoding tetraspanin-3: protein MRTSNHLIGVLNFLTFLVSVPILGGGIWLSSRANNTDCMRFLQWPLIIIGITIMVVSLAGFAGACYRNTFLMRLYLVVMFIVIAVLIGFIVFAYVVTEKGSGQVVPNRAYLDYYLPDYSGWLEERVASDSYWPKISSCIRDSKVCAKLSAVPETADMFYQRKLSPIQSGCCKPPTECGYVYQNETVWNQGGGLVGTDPDCSRWSNDQQMLCYSCDSCKAGVLASLKKSWRKVSVINIVVMIILVILYVVAYAAYRNNRRMDNDEPYGQARMTKTQPSAFHL, encoded by the exons ATGAGAACCAGCAACCACTTGATTGGAGTACTGAACTTCTTGACATTCCTGGTCTCAGTTCCGATCCTAGGCGGCGGAATATGGCTGAGCAGCAGGGCCAACAACACCGACTGCATGAGGTTCCTGCAGTGGCCATTGATCATCATCGGGATCACCATCATGGTGGTGTCCTTGGCGGGTTTCGCCGGCGCGTGTTACCGCAACACCTTCCTAATGAGACTCTACCTGGTGGTCATGTTCATCGTCATAGCGGTCCTCATAGGCTTCATAGTGTTCGCCTACGTGGTCACCGAGAAAGGGTCGGGCCAGGTGGTGCCGAACCGGGCCTACTTGGATTACTACCTGCCGGACTACTCGGGCTGGTTGGAGGAGCGGGTCGCCAGTGACTCCTATTGGCCCAAGATAAGTTCTTGTATTAGGGATTCTAAGGTTTGTGCTAAGCTTTCTGCTGTTCCTGAAACTGCTGATATGTTCTACCAAAGAAAACTTTCTCCCATTCAG TCTGGTTGTTGCAAACCGCCAACAGAGTGTGGGTATGTGTACCAGAACGAGACAGTGTGGAACCAAGGCGGCGGCCTGGTTGGAACTGACCCTGATTGCAGCCGGTGGAGCAATGACCAGCAGATGCTCTGCTACTCGTGCGACTCTTGCAAGGCCGGCGTCCTCGCCAGCCTCAAGAAGAGCTGGAGGAAGGTCTCTGTCATCAACATTGTTGTCATGATCATCCTTGTCATCCTCTATGTCGTCGCTTACGCCGCCTACCGCAACAACCGCCGGATGGACAATGATGAGCCCTACGGTCAAGCAAGGATGACAAAGACACAACCTAGCGCCTTTCATCTCTAG